The Bacillota bacterium genomic interval CAGGGGCCCCAGTACGTTGATAAGGTTAGCGCAGGCCATCCCGACCCTTCGCGCGGCGCGGTCGAGCACCCTCCTGGCGCCGGTGTCGCCGGCTTGGGCAGCGTCGATGACCGTGTCGATGTCCGCATCTTGCCCACCTGTCGCTGCCGGCGCCCCAAACTCCGCCACCAGGGCGTCTTCACCCGCGAACGTCTCCAGGCAGCCCCGGTTGCCGCACACACAAGCGGGCCCGTCGGGATCCGCCACCGTGTGCCCGAGCTGGCCGTCTCCTGGCGCGCCCCCCGTGTACAGCTCCCCGCGGATCGCGATTCCCGAGCCGATGCCCGTGCTCCAGTACACCTCGAGGAAGCTGTCGACCTCGCTGCCGGCGCCGTAGCGAAGCTCGGCGAGCGCCATGGCCCGGACGTTGTGGTCAACCACGACAGGCAGTGCCAGCCGCGACTCGAACCACTCCCTGAGCGGCACCCCGTGCCAGCCCATGTAGGGGTCGCTCTGAGCGATGCCGCTTTCGCTGTCCACCACTCCGGGAGCTCCCACGCCCACCCCGAGCACGCGGTCCCGGGCCCGCGAGGCAGCGACGAGGGAGTTTGCCGCCGCAGCAGCCATTGCGACGGCCTCCTGCGGAGCGCTACGACCGTCGCCTTGCAGAGGCAGGTCTCGCGCTGAGACCACGTGGCCTTTCAGATCCACCAGCCCGACCCGGACCCGCTTCTTCGAGAACTGGATGCCCACGGCCAGGCGCGCGGCCGGATCCAGGTCGAGCAGGATGGGGTTCGGGCCACCCCGGCTGCCCGCCGCGCGCTCCGCCGAACCGACCTCGGTGAGCAGGCCCCAGCTGCGCAGTTCGCCGCACAGGGTGCTGATGGCGCCGCGCGTCAGCCCTGTCTGTTCGGCGAGCTGGAAACGTGCCAGCGGCCCGCTGCGGCGCAGGATGCGGACAATGGCGCTGAGGTTCTGAGCGTGGAGATCGGCCCGCCGCAGGCCAGGATCCAGCGCCATGAGGGCCACCCTCTCTTGACGGAAGTTGGTTAATATGCTAAATTAACTCTGTCACAAGAAACCCCTTGCAGACAAGACGGGGGCGGATACCTGTGCACGACGCAGTGAACGCCGTCGATCACCTCCACGGCTCGGACCTCCGGCAGTGGGCCCGGATGCCCCGGATCGACCCGCGCCAGGGAGTAACGGTTTTTTCGCCTCCTGCCCCGGGGCAGGGCCACTGGGTGGGAGCCCCGAGCGCAACCTACGACCCCGAAAGCGGAACGTTTTACCTCTACCGGCGAATCCGCTACCCGCGCCCGGTTCGGGGTGGGGAGTGCCGGATCGCCGCGAGCCAGGACGGGCTTCGCTTTACAGACATCTGGGTCATGAGCCGCGACCAGCTGGAGAGTTCGTCCATCGAGCGCTCCGCCCTTGTGCGCAGCTTCGAGGGGGACTGGCTGCTCTTCGTGAGCTACGTGGATCCCTCGGACGGCCGCTGGCGCATCGACGGGATGCGCGCCCCTTCGCCCGACAGCTTTCAGCCCGCCAAACGCTGGCCTGTACTTACCGCCGAGTCGACGGGCACGCAGGGGGTCAAGGACCCGGTCGTCTACAAGTCCGCCGGCGAGTACTACCTTTTCTTCACCTACGCGCACGTGGGAGCGCAGGCAGAGGGTACAGCGCAGCTCCGGATGCACGAGTCGGGGGACGCGTTCAACACGGGCGCCGTGCTCTCCCGCTCGGCGGTGGCAGTGAGCCGTGACGGCCAGCACTTCAGCGTACTGGGGGACGTGCTCGTACCGCCCGAGCGTGGATGGGATCGGGACACCACGCGTACAACGTGCGTGGTCTACGTGCCGCCTCAGTTCATCATGTTTTACGACGGTAAAGCGCGCGTCGAGGAAAACTACGAGGAACGCTGCGGCTACGCCGTGAGCTTCGACTTTGCGCGCTGGCGCCGGGTGACGGTGGACGGCCCCTGGCTGGTGTCTCCGTGGGGCAGCGAGTCCCTGCGGTATCTGGACGTGGCGGCGGCTCAAGGTCGCCTGTTCGCCTACTACGAGATGTGCCTGCCGGACGGCTCGCACGAGCTGCGGGTGAACGTGATCGAGCCGTGACGTCAGACGACGGCGGTGCTGTCCGCCTGGAGCGGCGCCGGTTTGCAGGAGGCCTGAAGCCTCGAAAAGGCTTGGGAGGAGAGGTGGCACAGGACATGTCAGGCCGGGTCACGATCCGGGCTCGGATCGCGGCGGCCGCGCTGGTGATCGTCGCTGCTACGGCCCTCGGCACGGCTGGGCGAGCGCGGCGAAGGTGAAGTTGGTGTACGCCATTTCGCCCCGAGAGGTGGGAGCGGTTACCCAGCAGCTCCTGGACCGCTTCATGGCACAGCACCCGGACATCGAGGTGGAGTGGCTCAAGGTTCCCGGGGTACCCGGTGAACAGCACAGCCTGTACGTCAATCAGCTTACCGGAGCAAGCTCGACGCCTGACGTCATCGCGCTCGACGTGATCTGGCCTGGCGAGTTCGCGGCAAACGGCTGGGTTGCGCCGCTCGACACTTACTTCACCCGGGACGATCTTCGGGACTTCCTCCCGGGCATGCTTGGGGCGGCCGTCCAGAACGGCAAGATCTACGCCATCCCGCTTTACATCAACGGCCTCCACCTGTACTACAGAAAGGACCTTCTCGCGAAGTACGGCTTTGAGCCGCCCAGGACGTGGGAAGAGCTGATTCACCAGGCCCAGGTCATCGTACAGGGGGAGAAGGACCCCAATCTGCGCGGGTTCGTCAGCATGTGGGCCAAGATCGAAGGCCTCTTCATGAACTACCTGCAGTTCCTGTGGGGCGCGGGGGGCCGCTTTTTCGGGCCGGACGGGCGCGTGGCGGTCAACGGGCCCGAGGGAGTGAAGGCGCTTCAGACCATGGTGGACATGATCTACCGGTACCGGATAGCACCGGAGAGCGTCCTCACCTACCGCCCGGACGACGCCCGGGTCCTCTTCCAGCAGGGACGGGCCGTCTTCATGGTGGTGCAGGACTTTGTCTGGCCCATGCTGACCGGGCCTGACTCGCCGGTGAAAGACAAAGTGGATTTCACGCGGGTGCCGTATTTCGAGGGCCACGCCGAGGCGAAGACCACGGCCCTTGGCGGGTGGCTGCTGGCCATCAATGCGAACTCCCGGCACAAGAAGGAGGCCGCGGAGCTCATCCGCTTCCTGACCAGTTACGAGGCGATGCTGAGGACCGCGGTGGTGACGGGCAATTTGCCGGCTCGATCGTCCGTATACCGGGATCCGGAGCTGACCCGGGCGTTCCCGGCCGCGCTCAAGCAGTTCGCGGACTTCGAGGTGGGCGACGTGCGGCCATCGGCCGTCGCCGGGCCGAAGTATCCGCAGCTTTCGGAGATCATGCAGGTAGAGGTCACGTCGGCGCTCTACCGGCGCAAGACCCCGCAGCAGGCGCTCAACGACGCTGCGTCCCGCATCGAAGCGCTTCTGGGGCGCTGAGCGAATCCGCGCAGGATGCGGTTGCGGGGGTAAACGGGAGGACGTCGGGGTATGAAGCGTGAGGCCGGCTGGTGGCTGGTGCTGCCTGCATGTGCGGTGGTGGGCCTCACGCTTCTTGCTCCCGTACTGTACACTGCCGCGCTGAGCTTCGCCAACTACTCGCTGGCCGGCAGGGGGTCGACGAGCTGGGCCGGCGTGTCGCACTACCTGGGCCTGCTCGGAGACGAGGAGTTTCGGGTATCCCTTGTAAATACACTGGTCTTCGCGTTCGTGACGGTGCCTGCCGAGCTGGTGATGGGCCTTGCGCTGGCCGTCCTCATTCACCGGTCTTTTCGGGGCAGGGGCCTGGTGCGCCTCGCGGTGCTGTTCCCGTGGGCGCTGCCGACGGCACTCAACGCCATCATGTGGCGCTGGATGTACAACACGGACTACGGGCTGTTCAACGCCGTTCTCCTGCAGGCCGGGCTGATCGAGCAGCCCGTCAACTGGCTCGGCACCATCCCGACCGCCATGATCTCCATGATGATCGTGGCTGTCTGGAAAACCAGCTCGTTCATGGCCCTGTTGCTGCTGGCGGGCCTGCAGGCGATCCCGGAGGAGCTCTACGAGTCCGGCCAGATCGACGGAGCCACGGGATGGGCGGCATTCCGGCGGATCACCCTGCCGCTGCTGAGGCCATCCATCCTGGTGGCGGTCTTGCTGCGGGGCATGGATGCGTTCCGGGCGTTCGAGCTGCCCATGAACCTCACAGGAGGCGGCCCCATCAACACCACGGAGACGCTTTCGCTGTACGCGTACAAGGTGCTCTTCCAGTTCGTCGATTTCGACTACGGCTCCAGCGTGGTCATGGTGCAGTTTCTGGTGCTCTTCGGCCTGAGCGTGCTGTACATCCGCGCGCTGCGGGCCGAGACCTGACCCGGGAGCGGAACGGGCGTCGGATGATGGCAGTAGTGCAGGCGGTCAGGCAGCGGGTGCCGGCGAGCGTCGCGGCTCGCCTGCGGCGACGGGCGCCGGTGTGGTTTTACGCGCTCGCCGGTGCGGTGGCGTTGCTATCGCTCTTCCCGACGCTGTGGCTCTTCGTCACCTCGATCAAGCCATCCGCGCAGATCTACGCGTGGCCGCCGGTTTACTTGCCCCTGCGCCCGACGTTGGACAACTACCGGCATCTTCTTCAATCAGCGGACCTGGTGCGGTACATCCTCAACAGCGTCATCGTCTCAGGGGCGGCCACGCTGGGCGTGCTGGCGCTCGGGGGGCTTGCCGCGTACTCCCTGGCGCGCCTGCGATACCGGGGGCGAAGGGCCATCATGGTCGGGCTGCTGGCCGTCAGCATGTTTCCCGTGATGGCCATCATCCCATCGCTCTTCCTCTTCTTCCGCCACCTGGGCCTCATCAACACCTACCCGGGCCTGATCCTGGGGCACACCGCGCTGTTTTTACCCATGGGGATCTGGATCCTGGCCAACTACTTCAAGACCATTCCCGTGGAGATGGAGGAGGCCGCTCGGGTTGACGGGTGCTCGCCCGTGCGAACCCTGTGGAGCGTCATTCTGCCGCTTGCGGTGCCGGGGCTGGTGGCGGCAGGCCTGATCGTTTTCATCATGTCGTGGAACGAGTTTGCGATGGCGCTGGTGCTCCTGTCGAAAAACGAGCTGCGCACGGCGGTCGTGGGCATCTCCCTTTATCCCGGGGAGTACGCGTTCCCGTGGGAGACCATCAGCGCCGCGACGTTCCTGTCGATCCTCCCGCTGCTGGTCCTCACGTTCGTCTTCCAGCGCTACATCGTGGGCGGGCTGACCGCCGGGGCCACGAAGATGTGAGCGCTTGGGTACCCCTGTACCGCTATATCTCATTGCCGCTCTCGGCTGGCGTTGGCGATGAAGTCGTAAGGGTAAGGGAGCGGCACCGCACTTGCCTCGTCGAGCCGGGCGAGTTGAGCGGCGTCGAGCGCCCAGCCGCTGGCGCCCAGATTCTCCTCGAGCTGGGCCAGGCTCCGGGCGCCGATGATGGGGGCGGTGACGCCGGGCTTCTGCAGGAGCCAGTTGAGGGCCACCTGGGAGGGGGTGCGGCCCACCTCCTCCGCCACCTCGACCAGCGCATCGACGACCCGCCAGGTTCGCTCGTTGGCATAGCGGACCCAGCTCTCGCTCCATCCGCGGCGGTGGGCCTCCTCGATGCGGGTTCCCGGCGGTGGAGCCGTCATACCACGGCGGAACTTGCCCGTGAGCCAGCCACCCCGCAGCGGGCTCCAGGGGATGACCCCCAGGCC includes:
- a CDS encoding ABC transporter substrate-binding protein, which translates into the protein MKLVYAISPREVGAVTQQLLDRFMAQHPDIEVEWLKVPGVPGEQHSLYVNQLTGASSTPDVIALDVIWPGEFAANGWVAPLDTYFTRDDLRDFLPGMLGAAVQNGKIYAIPLYINGLHLYYRKDLLAKYGFEPPRTWEELIHQAQVIVQGEKDPNLRGFVSMWAKIEGLFMNYLQFLWGAGGRFFGPDGRVAVNGPEGVKALQTMVDMIYRYRIAPESVLTYRPDDARVLFQQGRAVFMVVQDFVWPMLTGPDSPVKDKVDFTRVPYFEGHAEAKTTALGGWLLAINANSRHKKEAAELIRFLTSYEAMLRTAVVTGNLPARSSVYRDPELTRAFPAALKQFADFEVGDVRPSAVAGPKYPQLSEIMQVEVTSALYRRKTPQQALNDAASRIEALLGR
- a CDS encoding sugar ABC transporter permease, which encodes MKREAGWWLVLPACAVVGLTLLAPVLYTAALSFANYSLAGRGSTSWAGVSHYLGLLGDEEFRVSLVNTLVFAFVTVPAELVMGLALAVLIHRSFRGRGLVRLAVLFPWALPTALNAIMWRWMYNTDYGLFNAVLLQAGLIEQPVNWLGTIPTAMISMMIVAVWKTSSFMALLLLAGLQAIPEELYESGQIDGATGWAAFRRITLPLLRPSILVAVLLRGMDAFRAFELPMNLTGGGPINTTETLSLYAYKVLFQFVDFDYGSSVVMVQFLVLFGLSVLYIRALRAET
- a CDS encoding carbohydrate ABC transporter permease: MMAVVQAVRQRVPASVAARLRRRAPVWFYALAGAVALLSLFPTLWLFVTSIKPSAQIYAWPPVYLPLRPTLDNYRHLLQSADLVRYILNSVIVSGAATLGVLALGGLAAYSLARLRYRGRRAIMVGLLAVSMFPVMAIIPSLFLFFRHLGLINTYPGLILGHTALFLPMGIWILANYFKTIPVEMEEAARVDGCSPVRTLWSVILPLAVPGLVAAGLIVFIMSWNEFAMALVLLSKNELRTAVVGISLYPGEYAFPWETISAATFLSILPLLVLTFVFQRYIVGGLTAGATKM
- a CDS encoding ROK family protein, with the protein product MALDPGLRRADLHAQNLSAIVRILRRSGPLARFQLAEQTGLTRGAISTLCGELRSWGLLTEVGSAERAAGSRGGPNPILLDLDPAARLAVGIQFSKKRVRVGLVDLKGHVVSARDLPLQGDGRSAPQEAVAMAAAAANSLVAASRARDRVLGVGVGAPGVVDSESGIAQSDPYMGWHGVPLREWFESRLALPVVVDHNVRAMALAELRYGAGSEVDSFLEVYWSTGIGSGIAIRGELYTGGAPGDGQLGHTVADPDGPACVCGNRGCLETFAGEDALVAEFGAPAATGGQDADIDTVIDAAQAGDTGARRVLDRAARRVGMACANLINVLGPLAVVAGGPVARAGEHIIQPLRETLAGRLHPWIRDRVSVRLSALGDDLGLVGAASLALEALFFSESAPIWHQGTGRGPRQAGHHRAAAPADAAHGDMAGR